A portion of the Lathamus discolor isolate bLatDis1 chromosome 5, bLatDis1.hap1, whole genome shotgun sequence genome contains these proteins:
- the BORCS6 gene encoding LOW QUALITY PROTEIN: BLOC-1-related complex subunit 6 (The sequence of the model RefSeq protein was modified relative to this genomic sequence to represent the inferred CDS: inserted 1 base in 1 codon) has product MVAQLDPLLGEHGGGVKRAASSAPVLLPEWAHPFPTPHQSLCEETASGTPLHXDPPIPTEELLLWPRLCQSEATQTLGVTPVSAGSPIGADTNSGHAPVSESRARSAKRRYGTGGSPCERHRPIRRHKNSPGHAPARSAANRGGRKQAVLRPLVVGGAVGSRHTSAAMEGPAPGPGVAGLPAAAAAAEEEGHGGEAEGQRRDERSLEALSLAAGGGGAVAARQQLPEGRRATLASALELEGTVLREGRLTQFVANNLERRIRLSGAPRGELPAAAAGGGSIPAIDPGALQDVVALAGQVAAQVDELLRNVHCGLQALTALSVGCIQTYRDGVESLGEAADLSIRAMYALVARCEELDRAMQPVPALAKRIRDMKGTLERLEGLCK; this is encoded by the exons ATGGTGGCGCAATTAGATCCGCTGCTAGGAGAACATGGCGGGGGAGTGAAAAGAGCTGCTAGCAGCGCCCCGGTGTTGTTACCCGAGTGGGCACACCCCTTTCCGACACCGCACCAATCGCTATGCGAGGAGACGGCGAGCGGTACGCCTCTTC TGGATCCGCCAATCCCGACGGAAGAGCTGCTTCTCTGGCCCCGCCTCTGCCAATCAGAAGCGACACAAACACTTGGGGTCACGCCCGTTTCCGCAGGCAGCCCAATCGGCGCAGACACAAACAGCGGGCACGCCCCCGTCTCCGAGTCACGGGCCCGCAGTGCGAAGCGAAGGTACGGGACGGGCGGTTCTCCTTGTGAGCGCCACAGGCCAATCAGACGGCACAAAAACAGCCCCGGCCACGCCCCCGCTCGCTCCGCAGCCAATCGAGGCGGACGTAAACAGGCAGTGCTGCGCCCCCTGGTGGTCGGCGGCGCAGTGGGGAGCAGGCACACGTCGGCTGCTATGGAGGGGCCGGCGCCCGGGCCCGGGGTGGCCgggctcccagcagctgcagcggcggcggaggaggagggACACGGTGGTGAGGCGGAGGGGCAGAGACGGGACGAGCGCAGCCTGGAGGCGCTGAGCCTGGctgccggcggcggcggagcggtGGCGGCGCGGCAGCAGCTGCCGGAGGGGCGGCGGGCGACGCTGGCGAGCgccctggagctggaggggaCGGTGCTGCGCGAGGGGCGCCTCACCCAGTTCGTGGCCAACAACCTGGAGCGGAGGATCCGGCTGAGCGGCGCCCCGAGAGGCGAGCtcccggcggcagcggcgggcgGCGGCTCCATCCCCGCCATCGACCCGGGGGCCCTGCAGGACGTGGTGGCCCTGGCCGGGCAGGTGGCGGCACAGGTGGACGAGCTGCTGCGCAACGTGCACTGCGGGCTGCAGGCCTTGACGGCCCTCAGCGTCGGCTGCATCCAGACCTACCGCGACGGCGTGGAGAGCCTGGGCGAGGCGGCCGACCTCAGCATCCGCGCCATGTACGCGCTGGTGGCGCGCTGCGAGGAGCTGGACCGCGCCATGCAGCCCGTGCCCGCCCTGGCCAAGCGCATCCGCGACATGAAGGGCACCCTGGAGCGGCTGGAAGGGCTCTGCAAGTAG
- the PNRC1 gene encoding proline-rich nuclear receptor coactivator 1 has translation MVTTTAPPPFLARISAGTEDPRRLPSALIQRLRRGDSNCENQPSCCLAGPGGSARPALRRVRRRKGKIRPGPAGLLPSRYQQYQQHRAGLGRKTPLGMHGPDEFSASPAPAVSAAPGAVTAPAEEPPAPTPSRPAPSKPLRKEFLKNKMGKTEKAAVPYSQPVHSLHLCEQPKINRQKSKCNVPLTKITSAKKIENFWQDSVSPEVTQKQEKKPLKNTENFRNAKSKKTITLAEASQKESYAGAKFSDPPSPSVLPKPPSHWVGGTAELSDQNRELMAVHLKTLLKVQA, from the exons ATGGTCACCACCACGGCGCCGCCGCCCTTCCTGGCTCGGATCTCGGCAGGCACCGAAGACCCCAGGCGGCTGCCCTCCGCTCTTATCCAGCGCCTCAGGCGGGGGGACAGCAACTGTGAGAACCAGCCTAGCTGCTGCCTGGCGGGCCCGGGGGGCAGCGCACGGCCCGCGCTGAGGAGAGTCCGGCGGAGGAAGGGAAAGATCCGGCCCGGCCCTGCGGGGCTCCTGCCCAGCCGCTACCAACAGTACCAACAGCATCGCGCCGGCCTGGGGAGAAAAACCCCGCTGGGCATGCACGGCCCGGACGAATTTAGCGCTTCCCCTGCGCCAGCGGTCTCCGCCGCCCCCGGCGCGGTAACAGCCCCCGCAGAGGAGCCCCCCGCGCCCACCCCTTCGAGACCCGCGCCCAGCAAACCCCTCAGGAAGGAG TTCTTAAAGAACAAGATGGGAAAGACTGAGAAGGCTGCCGTCCCCTACAGCCAGCCCGTTCACAGTTTACATCTGTGTGAACAACCAAAGATTAACAGGCAGAAGAGTAAATGTAACGTGCCGCTGACAAAGATCACCTCGGCAAAAAAGATAGAGAACTTTTGGCAAGATTCTGTGTCGCCAGAAGTGACtcagaagcaggagaaaaagccACTTAAAAACACAGAGAACTTCAGAAATGCCAAGTCCAAGAAAACAATCACCCTAGCTGAAGCGAGCCAAAAAGAAAGTTATGCTGGGGCAAAATTCAGTGACCCGCCATCTCCCAGTGTCCTTCCAAAGCCTCCCAGCCACTGGGTGGGTGGCACAGCCGAACTGTCTGACCAAAACCGGGAGCTGATGGCAGTCCACTTGAAAACTCTCCTGAAAGTTCAAGCCTAG